The following coding sequences are from one Pseudonocardia sp. EC080619-01 window:
- the speD gene encoding adenosylmethionine decarboxylase — translation MSLSTSPTPPAPSEAAGELHPSVALTGSESPALPSTASPVGRHVLAELGGIAPAVLDDVDRLRTELAGALTEAGAQVRQIVTERFEPQGATVVAVLAESHASIHTWPEHGGMHVDVFTCGESADPVAAVRNLAARVDASDTALQVVDRGGAPRTVTEPISDDLTRRWQLGTVHHVSHTGFQKVVVADTAHGVTLFCDDERQSAEHTQLTYHEALVWPGALLARRLDRVLIVGSSEGVASEMAVAAGARHVDHVDIDTEAVRICAEHLPYGYTPETLAAAERGDGPVRLTYADGRRFVLDATEHWDLILVDLPDERPDEPDAQINRLYDEEFVRACSRRLTEGGVLVFQAGSPAVWRDATLRAAWQRFRSVFGETGGRGVYIGCEEHEWAFLAGVREPLDDPGATAAARLAEMPSRPALWDEVSLRHRLVAPLALRRLGE, via the coding sequence GTGTCACTCTCGACTTCGCCGACCCCGCCCGCGCCGTCCGAAGCGGCCGGAGAGCTCCATCCGAGCGTCGCGCTCACCGGATCGGAGAGTCCCGCGCTGCCGAGCACGGCGTCACCGGTGGGCCGGCACGTGCTCGCCGAGCTGGGCGGCATCGCGCCGGCGGTGCTCGACGACGTCGACCGGCTCCGTACCGAACTCGCCGGCGCGCTGACCGAGGCCGGTGCCCAGGTCCGGCAGATCGTCACCGAGCGCTTCGAGCCGCAGGGCGCGACCGTCGTCGCCGTGCTCGCCGAGTCGCACGCGTCGATCCACACCTGGCCCGAGCACGGCGGCATGCACGTCGACGTGTTCACCTGCGGTGAGAGCGCCGACCCGGTCGCGGCCGTGCGGAACCTCGCCGCGCGGGTGGACGCGTCCGACACCGCCCTGCAGGTCGTCGACCGCGGCGGCGCCCCGCGCACCGTCACCGAGCCGATCTCCGACGACCTGACCCGGCGCTGGCAGCTCGGCACCGTGCACCACGTGTCGCACACCGGGTTCCAGAAGGTGGTCGTCGCCGACACCGCGCACGGCGTCACCCTGTTCTGCGACGACGAGCGCCAGTCCGCCGAGCACACGCAGCTCACGTACCACGAGGCGCTCGTCTGGCCGGGCGCGCTGCTCGCCCGAAGGCTGGACCGGGTGCTGATCGTCGGCTCGTCCGAGGGGGTCGCGTCCGAGATGGCCGTCGCCGCGGGTGCCCGGCACGTGGACCACGTCGACATCGACACCGAGGCCGTCCGGATCTGCGCCGAGCACCTGCCCTACGGCTACACACCCGAGACGCTCGCCGCGGCCGAGCGCGGTGACGGCCCGGTCCGGCTGACCTACGCCGACGGCAGGCGGTTCGTGCTCGACGCAACCGAGCACTGGGACCTGATCCTCGTCGACCTCCCCGACGAGCGGCCCGACGAGCCCGACGCCCAGATCAACCGGCTCTACGACGAGGAGTTCGTCCGGGCCTGCTCGCGGCGGCTGACCGAGGGCGGCGTGCTCGTGTTCCAGGCCGGCAGCCCCGCCGTCTGGCGCGACGCGACCCTGCGCGCGGCCTGGCAGCGCTTCCGGTCCGTGTTCGGCGAGACCGGCGGGCGCGGGGTCTACATCGGCTGCGAGGAGCACGAGTGGGCGTTCCTGGCCGGGGTCCGCGAGCCGCTCGACGACCCCGGTGCGACGGCCGCCGCCCGCCTCGCGGAGATGCCCTCGCGTCCCGCCCTGTGGGACGAGGTGTCCCTCCGCCACCGGCTCGTCGCGCCGCTGGCGCTGCGCCGCCTGGGGGAGTGA